From the genome of Deltaproteobacteria bacterium:
GACTGGCTTCATATCCTCGCCTGCTAAAGTTGATGCCCTATAATCACGGGGCACGCAAGTTGGTGGGAAACTTCATCGCTTATCTCGAAAATTGTGACAATTTGATCATGTTGGACGATGACAATTTCGTAACGAATCATGATTTTTTTGGTCATCACGAAATTGTCGGAAAAGAAACGGAAATGAATCTGTTCCAGACTCCCTCAGGTTGGTTCAACGTTTATGAGGCTTTGGTGGAGGAAAACAATATTCCCTTCTATCCGAGAGGATATCCATGGTCACAGAGAAAGGTTGTGAAGGAGGTGGCAACACGGAAGCGGGGGAAATTAAAGGTTGCAGTTAACAATGGCTTGGTGTTGGAAGATCCCGATATTGATGCGATCTCCCGTCTTTTTTGGCCGATTCGTGTTATGGGGATGAAACCCGTATTTGAACCTGTTTTTGGATTGTATCCCGGCACATGGTCTTCATGGAATAATCAAAGCACAGCATTGGGAAAAAACGTCATCCCTGCCTTTTTCACTCCGCCCGGTTCGGGAAGAAACAGCGACATTTGGTCGGCTTATACGATTTGCCGTTTAGCCGAACATATGCAGGAGGTGGTTGCTTTTGGGTATCCTCTTGTGCATCAATTTCGAAATCCGCATAATTTGTGGAGAGATTTGGAAGATGAAATGGGGAACAACAAGGCGACCGACCGCTTTGTGGCTCTACTTCGTTCGGTTCCTTTGACAAAGAGCACGTATCTCGACAGCCTTGGAGAATTGTTGGACGGGGCTCTTGCGGCGCTGGCCATTTCTCGCGATACGCCGGAGGACGAAGATTCGCTGATGAAAACATTCCTTTCAGAATACAAAATGTGGCAGGAAATCTGTTTGAGCAAGGCGGCTTGACATGTTGACTATCGTTATTCCAACAAAGAATCGGGTGCCATTTCTAAAACGGTTGCTTCGCTATTATATGGATGTTCGGTGTCCATTTCATATTCTTATCGGTGATTCCAGCAATTCGGATCAGATGAAAGAATTCTGTCAGTTTTTGTCAAGGGAAGTCGGGAACCGTTTAAAGATCAAACATTTAATTGATCCCGGCGTGCAGGATGTGCATGCCAAAGGTTGGCAGACCGATTCGTTTATGAGGGGATTGATAGATTATGTAAAAACTCCGTATGTTGCTTTCTATGCGGATGACGATTTTGCAATTGTGCCGAATTTACAAAAAGCGGTCGATTTTCTTGAAACTCATTCTGATTTCAGCTTTGTATGTGGTGAAGCTATTTTATTCACATTAAAATCGCAGGGAGCCATCGGAGAAGTGGAAGGAACCAGCTACTATCGCCAGAGTTCCTTTGAACAATCTAAGGCCTCCCAAAGATTATGGAGTCTCTTTTCAAATTACGCCGTTTTGGAATATGGTGTTTCGCGGACGGCACAAAAAAAAATGAGATGGTCCACTGTTCTTGAAGCGGAAGTAAATAATTTTGTTGGAGAATTGATTAATACAGGTCTCGTTCCAATTCAGGGAAAGGTCTGTAAAATGGATGAGTTGTTGCTTGTAAGACAGGGTCATGATCTTCAAAGCTCTAAAATATCCATCGCCGATTGTGATTGGGCCTTGAAAATTTATTCTTGGGATTCCGTTCAAAAATTAGTGGAGATTTTTTCCAAAGAACTGATAAAGGTGGAAAAAGATTTAGGAGGGGTGGAGTCAAATGCAATAATCAAAAAAAGTTTGTGCACTTTTTTTGCTCCTTATATGTCTCCTCCGGGTACCGCAAAAAGTATTAAAAAAAGCTCCTTGTATGACCGTCTTCTAGATGCTTTCAGAAAAAATAGAATAATGAAAAAAATAGGATTGAGTATATATTCACACACTTCCTCTGGAAAAATGAAACTGCCAGCATTGTTGCGTGATACCTCACTCTACCATGCTGATTTTATGCCTGTCTATAGGGCCATTACAAAAATCCGCTCTTAAATAAAATGGAATATTTTTTTGCTGTTATTGTGATTTCTCTTTTGATGATGCTTCTCATAGCTTGGTGTACCCGCGGGATTACCTTTTTTTCAACCTGCACCAACAATGAACTGCAGGTCAGATCTGCTGCGACTTCGCACCAGTGGCTTTGGCCTTCAGATATGCATAAGGATTCACAAAATAAGACCAGAATGAAGGATGCCGGAGTTTTGGGTGTGGCT
Proteins encoded in this window:
- a CDS encoding TIGR00180 family glycosyltransferase yields the protein MLTIVIPTKNRVPFLKRLLRYYMDVRCPFHILIGDSSNSDQMKEFCQFLSREVGNRLKIKHLIDPGVQDVHAKGWQTDSFMRGLIDYVKTPYVAFYADDDFAIVPNLQKAVDFLETHSDFSFVCGEAILFTLKSQGAIGEVEGTSYYRQSSFEQSKASQRLWSLFSNYAVLEYGVSRTAQKKMRWSTVLEAEVNNFVGELINTGLVPIQGKVCKMDELLLVRQGHDLQSSKISIADCDWALKIYSWDSVQKLVEIFSKELIKVEKDLGGVESNAIIKKSLCTFFAPYMSPPGTAKSIKKSSLYDRLLDAFRKNRIMKKIGLSIYSHTSSGKMKLPALLRDTSLYHADFMPVYRAITKIRS